The following proteins are encoded in a genomic region of Dasypus novemcinctus isolate mDasNov1 chromosome 3, mDasNov1.1.hap2, whole genome shotgun sequence:
- the EIF5 gene encoding eukaryotic translation initiation factor 5 — MSVNVNRSVSDQFYRYKMPRLIAKVEGKGNGIKTVIVNMVDVAKALNRPPTYPTKYFGCELGAQTQFDVKNDRYIVNGSHEANKLQDMLDGFIKKFVLCPECENPETDLHVNPKKQTIGNSCKACGYRGMLDTHHKLCTFILKNPPENSDSGTGKKEKEKKNRKGKDKENGSVSSSETPPPPPPNEISPPPHAVEEEEDDDWGEDTTEEAQRRRMDEISDHAKVLTLSDDLERTVEERVNILFDFVKKKKEEGIIDSSDKEIVAEAERLDVKAMGPLVLTEVLFNEKIREQIKKYRRHFLRFCHNNKKAQRYLLHGLECVVAMHQAQLISKIPHILKEMYDADLLEEEVIISWSEKASKKYVSKELAKEIRVKAEPFIKWLKEAEEESSGGEEEDEDENIEVVYSKTASVPKVETVKSDNKDDDIDIDAI; from the exons ATGTCTGTCAACGTCAACCGCAGCGTGTCAGACCAGTTCTATCGCTACAAGATGCCCCGTCTGATTGCCAAG GTTGAGGGCAAAGGAAATGGAATCAAGACAGTTATAGTCAACATGGTTGACGTTGCAAAGGCACTTAATCGGCCTCCAACGT atCCCACCAAATATTTTGGTTGTGAGCTGGGCGCACAGACCCAGTTTGATGTTAAGAATGACCGTTACATTGTCAATGGATCTCATGAGGCGAATAAGCTGCAAGACATGTTGGATGGATTCATTAAAAAATTTGTTCTCTGTCCTGAGTGTGAGAATCCTGAAACAGATCTG cATGTCAACCCAAAGAAGCAAACAATAGGTAATTCTTGTAAAGCCTGTGGCTATCGAGGCATGCTTGACACACATCATAAACTCTGCACGTTCATTCTCAAAAATCCACCTG aGAATAGTGACAGTGgtacaggaaagaaagaaaaggaaaagaaaaataggaagggCAAAGACAAGGAAAATGGCTCCGTATCCAGCAGTGAgacgccaccaccaccaccaccaaatgaAATCAGTCCTCCTCCACATGCTGTG gaagaggaagaagatgatGACTGGGGGGAAGATACTACTGAGGAAGCTCAAAGGCGCAGAATGGATGAAATCAGTGACCATGCCAAAGTTTTGACGCTCAGTGATGATTTGGAAAGGACGGTTGAAGAACGGGTCAACATCCTGTTTGATTTTGTTAAG aaaaagaaagaagagggtaTTATTGATTCGTCTGACAAAGAAATTGTTGCTGAAGCAGAAAGACTGGATGTAAAAGCCATGGGCCCTCTGGTTTTGACTGAAGttctttttaatgagaaaataagGGAGCAAATTAAGAAGTATAGGCGCCATTTCCTAAGA TTTTGTCATAACAACAAAAAGGCTCAGCGGTACCTTCTTCATGGTTTGGAGTGTGTGGTAGCCATGCATCAAGCTCAGCTCATCTCCAAGATTCCACACATCCTGAAGGAGATGTATGATGCAGACCTTTTAGAAGAAGAGGTCATCATCAGCTGGTCAGAAAAG GCCTCTAAGAAGTATGTCTCAAAAGAACTTGCCAAAGAGATTCGTGTCAAAGCAGaaccatttataaaatggttGAAGGAAGCAGAGGAGGAATCTTCTGGGGGTGAAGAGGAAGATGAAGACGAGAACATTGAG GTGGTGTATTCGAAGACTGCCAGTGTACCTAAAGTTGAAACTGTGAAGTCGGACAACAAGGATGATGACATTGATATTGATGCCATTTAA